One genomic region from Streptomyces sp. NBC_01304 encodes:
- a CDS encoding siderophore-interacting protein, which translates to MTSAEETAATPPFTLFDLEVVRAEQLSRSLIRVTFTGPGLDAFTSGGRDQSLSLFLPHPGQSDPVLPPAQDPATWYQAYRELPTGVRAIMRSYTVRAQRRTPAPEVDIDFAIHEDGGPACVWAERAKAGDRVKVLGPAVEDNTGVRFRPPEGTDWILLWADETALPAASAILEWLPAGTKAKVWLEVPYADDKLELTTQADADITWLVRDGAEASRTDLTVDAIRAANLPGGTPYTWIAGEAGTIKTLRRHLVNDRTFDRKAITFVGYWRLGASEDNLRDEAESA; encoded by the coding sequence GTGACGTCGGCCGAGGAGACCGCGGCGACGCCGCCCTTCACGCTCTTCGACCTGGAAGTCGTACGCGCCGAACAGCTCTCGCGCTCCCTGATCCGGGTCACCTTCACCGGCCCGGGCCTGGACGCCTTCACCTCCGGCGGCCGCGACCAGAGCCTGTCGCTGTTCCTGCCGCACCCGGGGCAATCGGATCCGGTCCTGCCGCCCGCGCAGGACCCGGCCACCTGGTACCAGGCGTACCGCGAACTCCCCACCGGCGTACGGGCGATCATGCGCTCGTACACGGTCCGCGCGCAGCGCCGCACCCCGGCACCCGAGGTCGACATCGACTTCGCGATCCACGAGGACGGCGGTCCCGCCTGCGTCTGGGCCGAGCGGGCGAAGGCGGGTGACCGGGTGAAGGTGCTCGGCCCGGCGGTCGAGGACAACACGGGCGTACGCTTCCGGCCGCCCGAGGGCACCGACTGGATCCTGCTCTGGGCCGACGAGACGGCGCTGCCCGCCGCTTCGGCGATCCTGGAGTGGCTGCCGGCGGGTACGAAGGCGAAGGTCTGGCTCGAAGTCCCGTACGCGGACGACAAGTTGGAGCTCACCACCCAGGCGGACGCCGACATCACCTGGCTGGTCCGGGACGGCGCCGAGGCCTCGCGCACCGACCTCACGGTGGACGCGATCCGCGCGGCGAACCTGCCCGGGGGCACCCCGTACACCTGGATCGCGGGCGAGGCGGGCACCATCAAGACCCTCCGCCGCCACCTGGTGAACGACCGCACCTTCGACCGCAAGGCGATCACCTTCGTCGGCTATTGGCGCCTGGGCGCAAGCGAGGACAACCTGCGGGACGAAGCCGAATCCGCTTAG